One genomic window of Arachis stenosperma cultivar V10309 chromosome 10, arast.V10309.gnm1.PFL2, whole genome shotgun sequence includes the following:
- the LOC130955659 gene encoding inositol-3-phosphate synthase 1, whose protein sequence is MFIEKFKVESPNVKYSEDEIQSVYNYETTELVHENRNGSYQWIVKPKTVKYEFKTNTHVPKLGVMLVGWGGNNGSTLTGGVIANREGISWATKDKIQQANYFGSLTQASAIRVGSYQGEEIYAPFKSLLPMVNPDDIVFGGWDISKMNLADAMARAKVFDIDLQKQLRPYMESMVPLPGIYDQDFIAANQEARADNVIKGTKKEQIQQIIKDIKEFKEQNKVDRVVVLWTANTERYSNVVVGLNDTMENLMASVDKNESEISPSTLFAIACVMENVPFINGSPQNTFVPGLIDLAISRNSLIGGDDFKSGQTKMKSVLVDFLVGAGIKPTSIVSYNHLGNNDGMNLSAPQTFRSKEISKSNVVDDMVNSNAILYEPGEHPDHVVVIKYVPYVGDSKRAMDEYTSEIFMGGKNTIVLHNTCEDSLLAAPIILDLVLLAELSTRIQFKSEAEGKFHSFHPVATILSYLTKAPLVPPGTPVVNALSKQRAMLENIMRACVGLAPENNMILEYK, encoded by the exons ATGTTTATCGAGAAGTTTAAGGTTGAGAGTCCTAATGTGAAGTACAGTGAGGATGAGATTCAGTCCGTGTACAACTACGAAACCACGGAGCTTGTTCATGAGAACAGGAATGGTTCTTATCAATGGATTGTTAAACCCAAAACCGTCAAATACGAATTCAAGACCAACACCCATGTCCCTAAATTGGG TGTAATGCTTGTTGGGTGGGGTGGAAACAATGGCAGCACACTCACTGGTGGCGTTATTGCAAACCGAGA GGGAATTTCATGGGCAACGAAGGACAAGATCCAACAAGCGAATTACTTTGGGTCTCTGACTCAAGCCTCTGCTATCAGAGTGGGGTCTTACCAAGGAGAGGAAATTTATGCCCCATTCAAGAGCCTCCTCCCTatg GTTAACCCTGACGACATTGTGTTTGGTGGATGGGATATCAGCAAGATGAACCTTGCAGATGCCATGGCAAGGGCCAAGGTATTCGACATCGATTTGCAGAAGCAGTTGAGGCCTTACATGGAATCCATGGTTCCACTCCCTGGAATCTATGACCAAGATTTCATTGCTGCTAACCAAGAAGCGCGCGCTGATAACGTCATCAAGGGCACTAAGAAGGAACAGATTCAGCAGATCATCAAGGACATTAA GGAATTTAAGGAACAGAACAAAGTCGATAGGGTGGTTGTCCTGTGGACCGCCAACACCGAGAGGTATAGCAATGTTGTTGTTGGTCTTAACGACACCATGGAGAACCTCATGGCTTCTGTGGACAAAAATGAGTCAGAGATCTCTCCTTCCACCTTGTTTGCAATTGCTTGTGTTATGGAGAATGTTCCTTTCATCAATGGAAGCCCTCAGAACACTTTTGTCCCAG GGCTAATTGATCTTGCCATCAGTAGGAACAGTTTGATTGGTGGAGATGATTTCAAGAGTGGCCAAACCAAAATGAAATCTGTGTTGGTTGATTTCCTTGTTGGTGCTGGTATCAAG CCAACATCAATAGTGAGTTACAACCATCTTGGAAACAATGATGGTATGAATCTCTCAGCCCCACAAACCTTTCGATCAAAGGAAATCTCCAAGAGCAACGTCGTCGACGATATGGTCAACAGCAATGCCATCCTCTATGAGCCTGGTGAGCATCCGGACCACGTTGTCGTGATTAAG TATGTTCCTTATGTTGGGGACAGCAAGAGGGCCATGGATGAGTACACATCGGAGATATTCATGGGCGGAAAGAACACAATCGTGTTGCACAACACCTGCGAGGATTCCCTCTTGGCTGCTCCTATTATCTTGGACTTGGTCCTTCTAGCTGAGCTTAGCACTCGAATTCAGTTCAAATCCGAAGCCGAG GGCAAGTTCCACTCATTCCACCCGGTCGCAACCATCCTGAGTTATTTGACCAAGGCCCCTTTG GTTCCACCGGGCACGCCAGTGGTGAATGCATTGTCGAAGCAGCGAGCAATGTTGGAAAACATAATGAGAGCTTGTGTTGGTTTGGCACCAGAGAACAACATGATTCTAGAGTACAAGTGA
- the LOC130956809 gene encoding protein FAR1-RELATED SEQUENCE 5-like produces MESSIGDEDSNYPSFDISDHFNQLNGNIEKLSIDEDQRNDKLSDHNGLHKEKIPRVGLRITKEFKKPINQSIHCNREGFRKSRVRAVTQKNTIAAMRCRARILTSAMDGLFYVDPYNDRRMWVSIFFNGEFWADNVLGNKEQKELKDDATDSNEVIPCASSSAIERQFQHGYTSDMFRKVQTEFGKNGDCTIRAFAKEGDSVYVKVEEEKLVNEKTRYVTYGVHFDRLTEEVQCECNMFESSGILYCHCLAVFSSYKINRIPTFYVLPRWSKNIKRKHTYIKSSHNVSHLDESHNLFRGLCANFFNVAQEFMTCDEEVAMLHVVLDDARTKLTGYRAKMQSKSVADTHDSMAT; encoded by the exons ATGGAGTCATCAATTGGTGATGAAGATTCTAATTATCCATCGTTCGACATCAGTGATCATTTTAATCAATTAAATGGCAACATTGAGAAATTGAGCATTGATGAGGATCAACGTAATGACAAG TTATCGGATCACAATGGCCTTCATAAGGAGAAAATACCAAGAGTTGGATTGCG GATAACAAAAGAATTTAAGAAACCAATTAACCAATCAATTCATTGTAATCGGGAGGGTTTTCGCAAGTCTCGTGTGAGAGCAGTAACACAAAAGAACACGATTGCAGCCATGAGATGTAGAGCAAGGAT TCTAACTAGTGCTATGGATGGTTTGTTTTATGTAGACCCTTACAACGACCGACGAATGTGGGTTTCAATCTTTTTCAATGGTGAATTTTGGGCTG ATAATGTGCTTGGGAACAAGGAGCAGAAGGAACTGAAGGATGATGCTACAGACTCTAACGAAGTTATCCCTTGTGCATCTAGCTCTGCCATTGAAAGACAATTTCAACATGGGTACACCAGCGATATGTTTAGGAAGGTCCAAACGGAGTTCGGTAAAAATGGTGATTGCACCATCCGTGCCTTTGCAAAAGAGGGTGACTCGGTTTATGTGAAGGTGGAAGAGGAAAAACTAGTTAATGAGAAAACTCGGTACGTTACCTACGGCGTTCATTTTGACCGTTTGACTGAGGAGGTTCAGTGTGAGTGTAACATGTTCGAGAGTTCAGGCATACTGTATTGTCACTGCCTTGCTGTGTTTTCGTCTtacaaaataaatagaataCCTACTTTCTATGTTCTCCCTCGTTGGAGTAAGAACATAAAGCGCAAGCACACCTACATTAAGAGTAGTCATAACGTGAGTCATTTGGATGAGAGTCATAACTTATTCAGAGGGTTATGTGCAAACTTCTTTAACGTCGCTCAGGAATTCATGACTTGTGATGAGGAAGTAGCCATGTTGCATGTTGTTCTAGACGATGCAAGGACCAAGCTAACTGGTTACCGTGCAAAGATGCAGTCTAAAAGTGTTGCCGATACCCACGATAGCATGGCCACATAG